A region from the Cannabis sativa cultivar Pink pepper isolate KNU-18-1 chromosome 9, ASM2916894v1, whole genome shotgun sequence genome encodes:
- the LOC115722933 gene encoding mavicyanin, whose protein sequence is MAFVVRVLAVLILVLKLSMAAVYKVGDSSGWTTIGNVDYKLWSATKNFQVGDIIKFEYNAQFHNVMRVTHAMYKTCNASLPLETYTTGNDSITITTRGHHFYMCGVPGHCQGGQKVDINVPRTPSADVAPTPLVSVSPPAPAVKAPAPASNVANSKKSHSVLLGLAGAVLFVVFGSSMILA, encoded by the exons ATGGCTTTTGTGGTGAGGGTTTTGGCTGTTTTAATCCTTGTCTTGAAGCTTTCTATGGCTGCAGTTTACAAGGTTGGAGACTCTTCTGGCTGGACCACCATTGGTAATGTCGATTACAAACTATGGTCTGCTACTAAGAACTTCCAAGTTGGTGATATTATAA AATTCGAATACAATGCTCAATTTCACAACGTAATGAGAGTAACACATGCAATGTACAAGACATGTAATGCGTCACTACCTTTGGAAACGTACACCACAGGAAATGACAGCATCACCATCACCACTCGAGGCCACCATTTCTACATGTGTGGTGTTCCGGGCCACTGTCAAGGCGGCCAGAAGGTTGACATCAATGTTCCTCGAACACCCTCTGCCGACGTTGCTCCCACTCCTTTGGTTTCGGTCTCGCCTCCCGCTCCAGCCGTCAAGGCACCTGCTCCGGCTTCCAATGTGGCTAATTCTAAGAAGAGTCATTCTGTTTTGCTTGGTTTGGCTGGTGCTGTGCTTTTTGTAGTCTTTGGCTCATCTATGATTCTTGCTTAA